Genomic DNA from Telopea speciosissima isolate NSW1024214 ecotype Mountain lineage chromosome 2, Tspe_v1, whole genome shotgun sequence:
TCACAAACCCCAAAGGGTGTTCCATTAAGTGCCCAAAGATTTCTTAAAATTCCCTTAGGcttcccctatttataggagaagaATAAACCAAAAACTGTGCCCAAATGAGGCTCCCAACAAtcataaaacaattaaaattatAGCCGTTTTATGGCCGTTGCTATAGTAACCGGACTGTACGCAGCCTAGTTGCCAGGCTACTTCTTGGTGTTTTGTACATAACTTACTCTGTAAATCTCAGATTGATCTAATTCTTTTTTCAACTGAAAATAGACTCCAAGAGCTACAACATTCATGTTTTGGTCAAAGTCCAATTCCAACTGCATGACTACTTAAAATCACCTTGAAGTTTCGGGAAGTGTAGAAACAGGGTCCAGTGCATATTTGCCCAAACTGGTTGGACGGTTGCATAAACTTGCGAGCCTATACAAGTGAGTGACTGGCTGTTGCTGCCATATGGTTGTTTTCTGACCATTGGCTGACAACTGGTCGATTGTCGGAAGGCCGGTGCTCAGGCCTGTGGACGACCTGAGAGGTGATTGCTAAGACCGCCTAAGCAAGCAAGCACCCTCTCGGGTCATTCTGATTGGTTGTCGCCGATTGGCCGGTTACTCAGTCCGGCAGACCCTGAGGGTCACGGGACACACTAACCGGTTGGGAACCGGTCGACCAGTTGCATTGACCCGTAGACCCTGTGCAAAGATGGGATTTCTGACTCAAGGGCATTTAACCAATATAAAGTATTTCTTTTTAGTCAAAAACCTCCTAATCAAGTTAAAGTCTTTCCCGAGGCACAATATCAAAATGTCTAGGTTAAGATATATCAATTAGTCTTGGGTTAGATCCTTTTGGTTTAGTCACTTCACTATGCATGCTTAGGATTACAAGATGATATACAAGATACAAATAATCATAAGGCGAAGAGACGTATCCATTTAATGAAGACTTCTTCTTGAAGCTCTTGACCCATTGTAATGCTTCGGACAATATCCCACTTGGACTTTCTGATGGAAACTTAATTATTCCGTTTGGCTTCTCAATCATCATACCAATGCACACAAACTATCCTGCACACTTTGAGACTtaaaagagagatagatataGCAATAAGAATAATCTTTTTCACTTATACATAAGTAAGGCAccacaaaaaacaaacataGACATGCAATGTCTCAACACCTACATCTtctaaaactaataaaatctaATTGGACATGTAGATGAACTGCAGTATGTAGGAGACTTCGTCTATTGATCTCATGAGTACCCCACCGATTAAACTTAGAAcagataaaacaaaaaatttcacaCACTGGACGATACTCTATATGTACTTTATTTTCCATTATTTACACATCTGAACTTTTTGGTAATGTCCTATTAGCATGTTTCTTCATGACGGCCTAAATATCTGCCAAATGGTAGTTCTTGGGCTTAAATATTGTGGATGTGTTGTCCATGTTATCATAATAGCTGTCTTTTATGTTCAGCCCTTCACAATTTTCCCACATGGAGAGATCAATCTCCGAATATCAATTGAAAATTCAATTTGACGCAACTTGGCCCGAATGCTAAGAATCCAAAGGTGAAAGTACACATATGAAACTTGACACATAGCGAAACCCAAGTTGGGGCCTTCCCATCTGGCTGTTGATTTTGTCAGGGGAGTCCTTCAAATGAAAAGGGAGAACCCTTATGGAAGGGCTACTGTAGTGAAGCTGTGTAAAAAGCATTCTCCCTGTAACATTCATTTAGATTTCCTACCTTTTGATCTGAACTTACGTATGgaatataataaataatgagAGAACAAATTTGTTGTGATCCCAGTTACCTTTTCACAAGTATTTTTTGAATTCAATGAACAATTAAATATTTGCTGTCTGTACTTTCCCTGAATGACAACAACTTTGATTGTATGGCAACTTTTTTGTTCCAAAttagtatatttttttttgtgtttctattAATTTGGAATACTTTTGtaccaacaaatgttgtatggtaaaactggaaaaagaacagaaacatgTATGGAATGCATATTAACAGAAGCATATCTTCTGTTCTATGCTGGTGCTGGTGGCGGTGGAGAGTCTAGAGTCTAGAGTCGAGAGTCGTATAAGTTGGGTCTTTTTTGTTGCccaattttgtttctattttttaaaaaccactTTCATCTGTTTCTCAAATGAGCAAGAAGTATGGTTTTTTTATCCAGTTCATTCCCAAAAGTAAAAAACCAGATCAGGCGTCACATACATGTTCTGTTCTAAATGTattccaaaaaagtacaaaaacaccagaagtatttttgtttttttaatgttgCCATACACACCCTTTGAtgcaatggttaagttgcaCTGGCGGTTCGAAACTTGGAAACGGCCTCTCCTGCAAAGCAAGGGGTAAGCTGTGTatatttgcccctcccagaccctgcagtagcaggagccttgtgcactgggttgctctttttttttttccgtataATACACAAACAACCTGATCTGTGGTAATAATGTAATATCTCTGCTGCTCTCAATAATATATGTCAGTTTCCAAGGTTCCTCTTATTTCATGAGCATAATGAGGGAAAAATGATTTTTGTTTTACCGTATGAATATGGAATCACTTTCATGTATGACTAAAAGTTGACCCCATTTGAGTAGAACCACTCTAGGAGATCTCATGTAACCAAATGCCATGGTTGTAAAGATATCAAAGCTTTATTGATGCTTTAATCTCTGATTTCATCCAATGTAAGTGAGGGGGATAATTCAAGGAAGCGCTAATGGGAAATGTAATGTGCTGTGCCTGGCCATAACCAGTACAAATAATAGTGATACTCAAATTTATTAGGAAAACTATGTTGTTAAAGCTGGATCGCACAAGATGGCCAAATATGGGATcgaagaaaaataacaagcaAGACAATCGCAAACacacaagatttacgtggttcggtttCACGAGAAACCTACGTCCACGGGAAGAGCAGCGGCGAACTTTTCACTAAACAAAATGAAGATACAAGTTTTCGTCTAACCCTAGGATGAGAAAAAATTGCCTTATATATACGGCTACAAAAACCCTCCGCGTCACGAACTAAATCTCAACCTTTTCTCCCTTCGGGTCGCGCTACAAAATATGTTGGGTCGGGTCAGATCCACATCACACTTGGATCCttagaatacaagacatactcaacaTATGTCTATGCAATTGTAAATATAGATGCTTTGGTGTCCAGGtcccccctccaacgccttgggtcgcctagacgctgtgacaactatgattgcaATAGTGCTTGAGTGTTTTGATTTACATATTGAAATGCAAATTATAGACTTTGATAGGACTTAAGATTCTAGTCATAAATTTTGTAGTATCTTCGTGCAAGGATTCAGATACATTAGGTTAAGATTGGATTGCATTGTAAGATTAAATCATGAATATTAGGATTTTAATCATGGTAGTTCCGCACTTTGCGATTATTCTTTATGTCATATAttagcattcattttcattttgtcaTGTTTGCATCTTGCTTGACCCATATTTATGGTCTGATTAGTAATTTTTGGTTATCTGCAGTCCAAAAATAACACCCCAGCTGCTCAGGAGAAATGTATTACGCGCTTATTGTTGTATCATATCGGAGTGAACTTGCCGCTTATGATATTGTCCTATCCTGCCTTCAGATTTATGGGCATGCGAAGTACTCTACCATTGCCGTCCTGGTATTTTCAGGTTCTTTAGATGCTAAATCTTGTAATATCAAAGAATTTGGCTCGAATTTATGCTTTTATTGTTTCTGAATGAGCTGTATCAATTCCTTTTTGGTGTTGACAAAATCTGCAGttttccatttattttattttgcaatGTCCCGCTTGAAGTTATTTtagaaatttatattttttcaggAAGGTAGTTTTGCTGCAAATACTATTCTATTTCATTCTCGAGGATTTTGTGTTCTACTGGGGCCACAGGATTCTGCATACAAAATGGTTGTACCAGCATGTCCACAGCGTCCATCATGAGTGTGTACCACAGCTTTTACTTATAATAAATTGATTAATGATTAACGAAAGCTTCATTTCAGTTCTTTCTTTGGTGCCCTCATTGGTTAACTTTTTTAATGGACAGATATGCTACTTCATTTGGACTGAATTCCGAATATGCTCACCCTGTCGAGATATTGTTCCTTGGCTTCGCTACCATTGTGGGTCCTGCTATAACTGGTCCTCATCTGTTTACTCTATGGTTCTGGATGGTATTAAGAGTCTTGGAGACAGTTGAGGCACATTGTGGATACCATTTTCCATGGAGCCTCTcgaatttgtttcctttttatgGGGGGTGAGTTCATGTCTTTTTGTCTTGTTGGTAGGTGTGAGGGTTCTAGTTGTTTCTCTATTTTATCTTGCTCTGCCTGACATGTTTTTCTTCTGATTTCACAGTGCTGATTTTCATGACTATCATCATCGTTTACTTTATACAAAGTCCGGAAACTACTCGTCGACATTTGTTTACATGGACTGGTAAGTTATTTTGGCCTTTTTTATATTATCATTTGAGTTTACATGGACTCGTCGACATTTGTTTGAGTATgatgtatgacttcgaatatagctgattggagagcaaggatccatgtagcccacccaccccatttagttgagacaAGGCTATGTTGTCATTTGTACCAGTCAAGTTTTTTAAAATTAGGAATCTTATCTCAATTCATGAAATGATTTTCAGTATAATATTCGTGAGAATTCCTTTGTCATGCAAGTGGAAATAAACTTAATTGTTTCTAATATATCATGTTTTCTGGTAATTCATATATTTTCTGTTTACTTGCAATCTGTGCACTAAATAATCGTTTTGCCTTTAATTTTGAAACTTGCTTAATCGCTGATTACTGAGTTTAAATTTTGTGTCTTGTTTATCAGCAGTGTTAAACTTTGCTGTGAACTACCTGAAGAACGAGAAAATTAAATTGTTTAGGATCTTCCTATTTAGGATcttcctctcccccctccccttctttcCTAATCAACAACAGTGATTTTCAATGGGAAGAAAAGGAGTAGGGGTGTATAAGAGTGCAATATAGCCCCTCCTCAACTTAAGTCAGGGAAATCAAGGAGGTCTGTCTAATGCAAGAAGATACAAGAGGAGTGGAATCCTGTAGTCTAGATTAAAGCACAGTAATGACTCAATGTATGCACCTGGTCTAGAAACGCCTTTCTTAGCTACTCATCTCATAGGGAATCTAGTTGTCCTTGGCCTTCATTGGAatggcatgttcttcatgccataGTAGGCATTGTGATCTTTGTCTTGgtatccatgtagccgaccccatttagttgggataaggctatgttgttgtttgCTGTCTTGGGGTGGTGCCATGACAACTACTTTCATCATTTGCTTGTTATTCCTTCCTTCTCAGGGTTGGAGAGGGGAAGAAGTTAAGAATGATTTATATGAGAGCATATGTGATTATGTGATGCTCTTGGATCCAGCATGCTTAGGTCAATCTACTTTCATGTCATATATTTGTCAATAATTCTTTGATTTGGTATACTTAACTGCTGGATATCACATATTGATAAGAGCTTGGAAATTCAGATCGACTGACGTAAGTTAAACTTTTGGCCTGGATAAGGAGAAAAAAGCAAAGGCCAAGGATGTTGGGTTTGGTCTTACCACCCGACCCCAACCCTTCTACGGAAATTTGGCCTACCCAATGGAAGGGACAGCTGAGTTATCCAAAAGACAATTTGACTTCTTAAGGAGACAAATACAATGGGGAGAAATTCTTCAAGCTTTCTTGAGAAAGTGAGAGTATGGCCTTTTGTAGTTGCTGTTACTCTTATCAAGCAACAAAATCCTTACTTGTGCAACAAGTAACCGATAAATCAGGTGAAGAAAGATACATTTTTGGAGGGATCTTGTTGGTAGCTTTCAAAAGATCTCTTACAATGGATTGCTGGGATGGgcttttattgttttgtttgtggCAGGTTCCTTTGGAGTTTCATCGGCCCTGGGCTTGCTTGCCACTTTAGGGCTTAGTGTTGATGATCCATGTTGTATGATCTATGGTTAAACACACATATGTTCAATGCTGTACTGCTATGAGACCATCATTTGAAGCCCAACTTGAAATGGCTGTGTTGACCTCTTTGACCAATCAGCAGTTGGCTATTCCATTTGTATCTCCCGCTTTATACCAGAAGACGCCGATTAAACTTAGAATTCCATTGACCTGACCCGTCCAGGTTGGGTGATTCAAGCTATCTGAGCTGCCTGGGTTGACCTGCTGAAGAAGTTCATTTATGATTTTTTCTATTCATGTGAAAGATCTGTTGAAAATTTATTCATGAGGTCATGGCATTATAGTTCCATCCGGATGAGTTAAGCTGTGACACGGCCCATATTATGGGCTACTAAATTGGTTGGCTTGAAAACACTGGTATAGTTGTAGTGTTGTACGGACCATAGATCCAGTTTCCTGCTGGGGCACAAATGCAGCTAGGATTCAGCTTTGGTTAATTCTTTTTGTATGCTCAATGACAGGTCATCAAAGCATAAATTTGATTACTGAATGTACGGTCTTTACAATTAGGAGACAGATGCAAAATGCGTAGTAATTTACATTGTGCCTTCAGAGCTTTGCAAGAAAATTATGTCATTCTGTTTCCTTTCTGCTGATGTTTGAATATTCTGAAAGAATCATTAGGGTTTACTTGATAAACTTAGAGAAATGTGGTGGGTGGGTGGATCTAGCACATAATCCTATTCTATTGCAAGATCCAGTTTAGACATTTTTGTTCACTTTTTCATATCTAGAATCTGATACTGTGGATTCCTATAtgttttttcccttctctaTGGGGACAAATAAATTGGAAGAGAAATTGCCTGTGATTATACATATTTTAGCATATGCTTATAGATGATAATATACCCTTTTCTGCCTATTTCAGCATATACCTATAAAGAATTGGATTCACTATGTATTCGATTACTTGAGTTTTGTTCTATCAACATCATTCTTTTGTTACTGACCAACGCCCTGCAATTTCATTTGGTTCATGTTGGTGATGAAGAAACATAAGAATATGGTTAGAATCAGGACATGCTTCTCCTATTGGACTCTGATGCTGACTGTAGACCCCTTACAGCATACTATAGTTCAGCAAGTTTATTATGTGCTGATTCGTACTTTGTTGCTCTTGTGTTATGCCTTTCCAGGATATTTGGTACAGACAAGGGTTACCGAAAATTGAAGGCAATCAAGAATAGTGAAACTGAAGCTGGAAACAAGCAAATGTAGCAAAGAGGTTTTTGACTGGTTTGATGTCAGAGAATAGGTTTCTACTATGTTTAAGGGCATCTTTAATGTCTTTCCTTTGCCAATCGTGCCTGGTATTTGCTTTTATAATTGGTAGAAGGCAGGTTGTAATTTTTAGGTGTGCGACAATGTGGAATTCCTTCAGAAGGCTTTGTTGTCGACATGTTCTGCTCACTCCTGCTCATGGCCATGAATGGAATGGAAGCCTTTTCTGCTCTTTCATTAGCCTTTCTGAGTTCCTCTTACAAATCATCTGAAATGTGAGACCTATTTTTTTTGACGATGGTGATTGAAACAAAGTTCATCTGGACATACGATGAACTGAAATATGTAGAAATTTGTGGAAGTCTTTGatggaaataaattttaagTTGGTTAGGATTTGTGTGGCCAGTCGCATTAATGGAGCTAAAGAAGGCAAGTGGataggaaagagaaggaagactTAATATGACAAAAGAGTAATGACGAGTTTATgtatctttctttattttcttgtcGAAATCTAAAAATGAAACCTTTGCTATTATAAATCCCAATGATTCTATGACTAAATATATAttattgggaagcagttttctatacgggagtgtggTTTATGCTagcactcctatgtgtctatctctctccttaaaacaagggggcagaggtgtcttttcacatggagaggagagagatggattCATGGGAGTGCCGACGTAGGCCACAttcctggacagagaacttttttcctatattattttatttttttatttgatgaaaatttcatatttaattATTGGAGTGATTGAATGACACATTTTTCactaaatatatattatttcatATTTAATTATTGGTGCAATTGAATGACACCTTCttttataggtgtatttagaaatTGACACCTTTTAATTGTCCCGTGTCTTGTTTCgaaaagttctttaagataggggcaaaatggttctaattttttgtttcaaaagtGTCATATTATTATGTCATGTTATtaacaaaagatgtcattgtcAAACACATGAGtatatatatgaaatgataCTATTACCCTcgttagaaaaagaaaaaaaaaagaagaagttataTATCATACAAAAGGGCAACAAAATAAGAATACAAATTATTTGATGTCTTGAGGGATTGTCAATGAGAGAACCCTTTTAGTTATTATATTTCAGTCTACTTTGCATACAAATCCCTTGGATTTATAAAGTAAAATATAAACATCTAAACAgtatcattattaaatatggtaagaaaatTAAGTATTTTATGTAATCAAGTTGGGTAATAATTATAAAAGTTTGAAAATAACCACTTCCTTAATCCTTCCCTTTAATATCCATTGCAGTCAAATGAAGCCTAAAGTTCTGTCTAATTGCAAGGCAAATgaaagagatgagaagtgaaaTTAATTCAAAcctgaaatagaaactttcaATTGGGCCACGTTGCATTTCAagcttaattttcttttttgataaaagcctaattttttttttgatcacaTGGAAAAAGAGTATGGGGTATAAAGTGGGTTCTGGCTTCTCGCTTGTACTTTACAGTAATCTTGGGAGCTAATATGTTGTTTCATTCCCTTTAAACGGCTATAATCAAAATAACTTTCATTTGCTTTATAATGGAAAAAAAGGGGTAGGTGGTTAACATGTCCCAATTGATCTCTCCCACGTGTTACTCCACGTTTCCACCTGAATGTTTACATTTAATACCCAAATAGGCCTTACCATTCCCCAACTATCTTCCatctaaaaaaatttcagtccaaattttcttttttcttaggcaGAAGTTTTGATACACGATCGTGCAAGTACATGGCTTGTATGAAGAACCGCCAGATGGACATTCAAAATGACCATAAAACCCCCCTCCCCACCATCTATTGAATGCATTGATGCACAAAATCTATCTGGGGAGAGTTTTCATACATGGCCCTGCATGTGTATGGTCGTGttttcaaccattggataaaCATGATCATGCATAATATACGGTTCCTCATCCCCATCCAAAGGTTGCAGGTATGATCGTGCACCATACATGGTGGTGCACGAAACCTTTTGCCTATcttaaaaggccaaaaaaaataaagttataatttcttagttcaccatttttgtttcaataaaattttcccataataaagaaaaaaagaacattaCTTGACAACGTGACTTCAACGTGCAAACGACAACTTAGTGCAAAATGATTGGTGCATCTCtcgtgaaatgaaaaaaatcctGTCCCTACTAATGTTTCTGTGTACGTTGTGATTGAACCCCCAGAAAATCCTCtcccaataaataaatgagagagatagagagagagataggcatACCATCTGCTTGCTTGTGGTAAACTAACGGGCAGCACCAATGGAGAGTGCAAGACAAGGCATCACATACATGAGAAGCAAGGGATCCTTTCAAAGGGGGTAGAGGTGCATAATAGTGAATTTGACCAAAAACTTAGTATGTGGGGACTAATCCATTGTGGGACCTACCTAACCTATCCATATGTGTGTTTGTTAGACTTGGTAACACTGATGCTTTGCCACATTTTTGGCCTAGTAAGGTTAGAAAACAAAATTGGTTCGTTGACTGGTCAAAGGAAAGCTTAATAAGAGTAATAGGAATTGGAGAGATacgttatcaaaaaaaaataaaaaatcggaGAGACACAAAGGATGTGCATTCAGATTAAATAtatatctttttaagacttttGACTTTGAGTCTTGTTAtaataaaccctaattaaaccacttgaattggaagaaaaaaaaaatgatttcagCATGTGGTGACACTGTAATTAAGATGGATTATGAATTTCTTTATCACCGCCCAAATGTTAAAAAGGTGATGACTAGGTTTGGTAATTAGGTCCATTTCCGTTTCAGATTACTACTAAGCAAAGTTTTTGGTGGTTGCGTCCATTGATAATCATTTACGCTTGGccttagagagggagagagagagagagagagaaagagagagagagagagaggaaccctattggatattttgaaacatagctctttaatgagcacgtgaTTCATTTGATAGATAaaacagtaatttcatgttaaatataaaacatcatacttctttttctcttgatgGTCTCACCCCCACCCTGCTGCCACCTCCCGGATACCATCATCACCATTGTTGTTGCCACCACCATGCTACCACTattaccaccatcaccaccacctccttacccccaccaccacaagtctctcccaaagaaaatttgaaaatctaTTCTAAAgaattgaactatcaaatgaatttcttattcttgaaatattttaaattaataGAATCAAAATGATTCtaatttcttgacaaaaaatctatttattgactatttcatgGAATCAATCcgaaatcaaaatagaaatcataccaaatctaaCCTTAGCTTCTTCAAGACCATGGTATTGGGACATATGTTTGCCTTTCATTATGGATCATGGTTTGAAAAAGCAAAATTTTATCATCGATTCCAAATGAATCAGATCAGAATCAGTTGACTTTGATTCTGATTATAATCGATTTGAAGGAACCAATTTATATTAGATTTCTAGGGTTGATGTCGATTCTAGCTAAATCAATATTGTTGGAGGCCGATCCCATTGCTGATTCTATTTACTTGAACATTGTTATGAACTATCAATCGTATGTTGCACTGTCCCATTAGAGAGAGAATGTTGCAACGTCACCTAGCACAATATTTCCATAGTCTCTGAATGACGA
This window encodes:
- the LOC122651833 gene encoding methylsterol monooxygenase 2-2-like, with protein sequence MASLLESGWRYLITHFSDFQLASLGSFFLHEGVFFLSGLPFIFLERAGYLSKYKIQSKNNTPAAQEKCITRLLLYHIGVNLPLMILSYPAFRFMGMRSTLPLPSWKVVLLQILFYFILEDFVFYWGHRILHTKWLYQHVHSVHHEYATSFGLNSEYAHPVEILFLGFATIVGPAITGPHLFTLWFWMVLRVLETVEAHCGYHFPWSLSNLFPFYGGADFHDYHHRLLYTKSGNYSSTFVYMDWIFGTDKGYRKLKAIKNSETEAGNKQM